The genomic stretch ACCTGGAGGTGGGATGGCTTCTGAGACAAGGCAGTATCTCCCTAGAGACAAGAGGAGAAAATGGGTGAAGACTCAGTAGGTTGGCAGAATTTGTTATGTGGGATGAGGGAGTTCCTATGTGCTCACATCTGTTTTATCGAAGAAGAATGCAGAAAGTTATCAGAAGTAAAGGGAAGCTTTAAGTTTTAATGATCAAGTAAAAGTTACAAAATGTTCATAGGGTACAATGGGAAAGTGGGCTTACCAGTGAAAGTTAAGATCTTCAGCCTGTGCGTGAGGCCACGTGACCCTGGTGAGCGTACAGGGACATCAGACTGCCCGAGGGTGTGTTGGTATCCAAGACCAAGCAGATCTAGAAGGcaaagtggggagggaggctgccaagatggcggagtagaggACACGGTACCCACCCTCTCCCATGAACACGTCAAGAAGTACACCTGCATACAGACCAAGTCGCACAGGACACCTACTGAACTTCAGCAGGATATCTCTACATTGGAAATACAAGGATAATCCTCACAAAatcagatgaacaacaagtttctactgtagagcacaggaaactctattcaatatcttgtagtaagctctaaagaaaaagaatatgaaaaggaatatatgtatgtgtatgtatgactgaaacattatgctgtacaccagaaattgacacaacattgtaaactgacaatatttcaataaaaaattcttagaaaatagAAGGCAAAGTGAGAAAATCTGGCAGAAAGAGGAATAGTAGGGGTGAGTGGGTCAGGACTGGTCAGGAATAGGACTGGAAAAGTACAGGAGTTCAGAAATAACGGGTGATTAATAGACCTCAATCTCTAGTGTTGATTAAAGCCAGACATGCTGGTCCTCATAGCTTTAGTTCCTGTTGTCACGACTGGTAGGGTGGGAACtcaatctcagaaaaaaaaaatgatcagggCAAGGAAAGAATAAGCACATAAAGGGCTGTCTTTACACTAGCAGATGACAGCAGGGATGAAAGTAAAGCTCGTAAAACAATGGaggctttaaaaattacatagagTAAAGCTGTTTCCAGTGTTTGAGGGGAACCTCCGTCATTCTTCGTAGGCTGGACTTCGTTGCATTTTTCtcattgcttccatttcttgTGAGATGCCTTCTTTTAGTTAGAAGATAGCAGGAAAACGCTTAGAAATTATTTACTCAAACCTTTTtctttgaggaaactgaagtccacAGCATCTTGTCCATGACCAGGTATATAAACAGTGTCAGATTCGGGGAAAATGAGAAGACTCTTGGTTTTTACTTCACTTGAAGTTCTGTGGATAAAAGATAGTGGCATAGATATAGTAACTCATAACAAAAATGTAGGCAGACAAAGTAGCTGACAAGGGAAGGATCTGGGAGTGAATTCCTGTTTAATTGCCAACCTATATTTTGAGCTATTAAAGTCCATGTTTTTCAAGATGCTTTGACAGCACACAAGTGTGACATTGGGTCTTATCTACCTATGGCATTTCCTGAATCTCAAATGGAGCCTTGGAAATTGAtagccaaattttttttttttttttttttaccagtttttgTACTTGTGTCACCATAGAGGGACATAAACACAGAAATGGAAACGGGATGTAGATCCGTTCTTCCAACTAAAAGGAACTCAGGCTGTGCCTGGCATGGGGCAAGTTGGGCCTAACCAAGCCAGGATAACCACTGTATCACATCCCCCTTACTGTACTCTGTCTTTTGCTTTTTAGTACTTTTTTCATGTACTTTCTATTCTGGGATGTCCCAGTGAAAACGGCCAATTTGTTTTTAGAGACTGATGAGAATCAGCTAAGTTCCTGAAAGACTCCaatatttaataatagtaataaggaagaagaaagggaggcggaggaggagaaagagaagctgTTGTTTCAGTTCATAATAAATGTGCTAATTGTAAGTATAATGTAAGTACTCATAACTTGATCATGTAATAGTTTGTTTTATCAACATAGAATATATATAAGCATTAGTGGATTATCATAAATGATAAGGTAAAGGTTTGTATCTCTGAAGTTACTACATTAATTTAAATgccataatttaatttaaattcccTCTTTAGAAGGAGTTAGTGGTTTCCGATCTTTTTTAGTGTACATTGGAGACATTAAGTATTGAAAAATTAGGGCATATTGAACAAGGAATACTCTACAAACTTACTGGTGCTTCTGAAAGCCATAAGAAGAGAAGTTATAAAATTTAGAATGTGGTAATATAGGAATACCAGAAAGATGATGAGAGAGTGGGGTGAGGAGAGAAAACACTTATGAAAACTGAGTAAACATATTCTTATTCTTTGAGGCTGAGAATTGTGTAGCTGATACTGAATTTTAAACCGTGATCCTGGAGGATGGGGTCATTTTCAAATGTAGTAGGACCAAAacatagcaagaaaaaaaaaagcatagaagAAAAAGTGAGAGATAAATTACACTTAGAAATCTCATTTTTCTGAAgtacttttaataaaaatgtataaaaacttAGAGAAACAAACTGGAAAGACTTTAACTTGACAAACTTGGGCCAACTGAAAATACCACACTATATCTTGATGTgttaacactggtttctcaataGTCCTTTTGAAAGTTGCCAAGGAAACTGTTGAAAGGAAAATTAGTTTATACAGGTAATCTGGCCATTTGGGGGTTAGAATAATttatcaaagagaaataaatataaagcaaTGTAGTGAAAACATCCTCCCAAACAAATCTATGTGTAACAACTGAAATACACTTGTACGTATTATGTATTTATAGCTGGGTGTATGCATACTACATATAACATGTGCACGgatgtacatgtgtatttatcgtgtgtatatgtgtgtacatgtgttttcgtacatacagacacatacaggGACTTGTGAAAGAGGCCAAGGAAGGCTGATGATTATAATTTGAAATGgtaattttaaatgcattaaagCACAACACAGACCAATCTCAGTAGAAAGGACAGAGAGCCTGCCTACAGCAAGTCAACTGTTGAGCTCCTTTTGTTGGCGGGTCAATGTGTCAGTGGTGCTATCACGAGGAACACCGTGCAGACCTTGCTAGGGTGCTTCTCCCTTGCTTTGCCCTGGAATTGTGCTGTTGTCAGGGTCCAGAGACCAGATTCTCCATGGAAGGTTCTTTTTGTGATTCCTGATTCTGACTCCTGGAGGAAGTCAGACCAGCCTGGGATGACTGGAGCCCGTGTCTTGCTTGGCATATTTATCATCCACAAATCATCTGCTATAAATACACCTCAGCAGGACCACCATCAGGCCGGCTCAGTAACCTGCAATTTATGAAGGTTATGGAAAACAGAGTGAAGGGTGAAGTGCTTTATTAAGGGTGGCTTTCTCCCTAATCCAGTCCTGCGTTCCACTTCAGTATAAATGGGAGAGAGTGATCCTTTCCTTGCCTGATTAAGGCTTTTTAAATTGTCCCTTTTGGCTGTTATTCTTATGTCATTATGCCATGAGacacacacagtttttaaagaaacatctCAATCGGTGTTCCAAGATAATGTGAGAAATCATTGGATGCAGAATGAAAGTATAGCTAAACCTCACAGTGTTTCCTGTTTATGTACAAATTATGCAAAACATtctccttttctccatttttttttttgcacgtcATTAGTCTCTTTATCTTTGCTCCTGGCAAAATAGCAGAACTGACCAAAATGTCTTGCAAATGGCATAATCTCAATTTCAGTAGAAGTTGAAATAAACGAAATATGTATTGCTGAATGTAGTTTGgttttcagagaaaatgtgtttgcTAAAGACACAATGTTTTGGGTTATGCCCTGGATATAAACCTTATTTTCCTTCCACATTCTCTTAAATGagtaaaaaacaaatactgtaatgaaacaaaaatgacacaaaaccAAACTGCCACCCAGGCGGCTCTCTCAGCAGTGAATTTTCCTGGAACATGGTGAAGCCTGCTGGCTGGAGAATGATTAACTGTTTCCCTTACAGAGTGTTATTCTGAACACTTGTCCCAGAAGAGGCCTTGAAGAGGGTCACCCTATTCATATGTATTAAGCAGTAAAGGGCCAATTTCAATATTTCAAACAACTCCTGTGTATAAAAGATCACTGGCACCTTCCTGTGTTCACTATaatcctctttttaaaatgacGTTCTTGGCTATCCAATCGCCCCAAGGGTGAGggacaagaggaagaaaaaaatgcagaaaaagtaGGGAGAGAAAAATGATGGAAAATTGCTTTATTCAACTTCACCTACCGCTCAAGCAACTCCCCCTTAGAAGACTCGACACTTCAGATGAATTACCCATTACAGTCTCCTCCCACCAGATCACCGCACTGTTTTAGCACCTGTTTTGCAAACCACCAACTGCATTTACAAGCAGAGACACAATCGGTAGGCGAATGACCTTTTGCAGCACGAATTGGAAGCTAGTTCATCAAATACTTGTCGGCCAACTGTCCCGGAGGCAAGAAAATTAAGGTGGGGAACGGTGGAAATTTATCCCTCTTCTCCCGGCTAAAGCGAGAATCTGATGGCTTTTCCCCCCcgttcccctccttccttcccacccatCCCCTCCCCAAACCTGTTACTAGGGAAACTTGAAAAGAATCTgagacattaagaaaacaaaagtttaGATCCCATTGCCATGCAGAAACCAACGCGGATGCCCAACCTCGGTCGCCGCACCGCGGTCCTGACAAAGCCTGTATCAGCCAGAACAAGATGCTAATTGCAGCCTCGCTGAGAAAAACTAGTGTTGTTCCAGCCGGGGACACCAGCAGTTCGGGAGCTGCGACGTGCCCCCTCCGCGGTGGGCGAGCCATCCGCTCTGAATCCCGGGGCGGAGATGACAGCTCTTCGGCTGCGACAGGTCCGCgctgaaaagagagagaaagacgaTCAAGTCCACTGTTTACTTCCCAGCCCCCGGAGTCGCCTCCCCGCACTCCGCGCCCCCCTAGCCTCCCTCCCAGGGAGTTTCTCTTACAGTGAGTGGGGCGCCGCCAGCCCCAATGGTGGGAACGGAGGATGCAGAGACCTCCCAGACGCGGAGAATACCGCTCGGGGGACGTGCTCGGTTTTGAGTAGCGGTGACGTGGAGGCGCACCGCGGCCCGGGACTGGAGCTGGCGGggcccctcccgcctccctccgcgcccccgcctccgcccgcgccccgcgccccgcgcccggcgCCCCGCAGAGCTCCGGGGAGGCGCCGCGTGCGCGCAGGGAGCCCCGGGCGGCCGCCGGGCGCACCGCGCTGGTGCCGGCGAGGGACGCGCGCGCCCACGAGCACGCGGGACGGCggcggcgcgcgcgcgcgcctcggGGACGCGCCCCCTCCCTCGTGCGCCCAGGGAGAGCGAGCGCCGCGCACCGGCGCGCACACCCGAGACAGAGCTTTACTATCTCGCTCCCTCCCGCGCCTCCCTCCTCGCTGGGCATTCAAACAGCTTTCCGACATCACCAGCCAAGGATTTTCCCCCCCTCTGCTTAGTCGCCGTCCGTCCATCAGTACCTgcgggggggaggaggaggaggaggaggaggagggaggagagcggAAAGAGGAGAAAGCAAAAGCTTGAGCCTTCCGATCCGACCACGAATACTCTCGTAATAAACCCACCGCCCCTACAAATCTGCCTtagctgccgccgccgccggccgctTCTCGTCTCAGCGCTTTCTTTGCTTCTTGGCTGATCGGTTTGTTGTGGGGGGAGATTCGGTCAAACAAATCCTCGCTTTTAAACCacttgcatttttttgttttcttggtgtCTGTCTTGGGggcttccccccgcccccccgccgccgccgcctctcgGTTGGAGGTTGGATTCAGTTGGATACGGCGTAGGCTCGGGGATCCTGGGGGCTTTTTTTCTCATACCCCCCTCTTTGATTCCCTCCCCCCATCTTTTGCCTCTCTTATGTgtgcgttaaaaaaaaaaataataaatcctgATTTTTGAAGCTCAGCCGGGGAAAATGGGCAACGGTGCTTGGGGCCGAAGGGGAGTCTCTCCGTCACCGCTGCTGGGACGCGTGCCTGCGCTGGTGTCTTAGAGCAAGAGCCTCCCTGAGCTTTCGGAGTGGAAGGTAAGGAAGGGGGTCCAGGGGTCACCTTTCCTCTGCCAGGGTCGTCACCGGGGAGCTTTCCGCTGGGTGTTTGCGGAGGGAGGACCAGCCAAGACAAGGCTGTCCCTGGCTGACGGAGGGGCTGCGAGCGAAGCCGACTGTCTGCGTTTACTTAAACGACGCAGTTGAAAAGTTAGAGAAGTCGGGTTTGCAGGATATGTGCGGGGTCggaaggaagaggcagggagacctagaAAATCTGATGGTTGTGCGTGGTGGGGGTAATTTTATGGGGGGAAATTGTAGGTTAAAAGGAAGTTAAGATGAGGGGAGGCAGTGGGTCTgctattggggaaaaaaatcagtggagTGAGGGCGCCGTCTATGTTCGACTAAACTAAAGTGTCACCCAGAAAATCAATTTGGAGCAGATCTAAACTAAACGCCGCTTTGCTTCGCAGCaggaaactaataaataaatgcagCATCCTTGAAACCTGGGTGGCCGGCCCTTaggcacccctccccaccccattctttctttcttaaagagaaaaatacaattgTTTGAACCGGCCCTGCAGTCGGGGGCTGgagcggggtgggggcggtgggagGCGAGTGGCGACAGAGTTCAGTGCTTCATTTTTGATTATTTAGAATAATCAAATAAGGAGACTCCGT from Camelus bactrianus isolate YW-2024 breed Bactrian camel chromosome 8, ASM4877302v1, whole genome shotgun sequence encodes the following:
- the LOC141578278 gene encoding uncharacterized protein LOC141578278 gives rise to the protein MSESCLNAQRGGRRGRERDSKALSRVCAPVRGARSPWAHEGGARCARRPPGAPCAHAAPPRSSAGRRARGAGRGRRRGRGGRREGPRQLQSRAAVRLHVTATQNRARPPSGILRVWEVSASSVPTIGAGGAPLTRGPVAAEELSSPPRDSERMARPPRRGHVAAPELLVSPAGTTLVFLSEAAISILFWLIQALSGPRCGDRELQVK